One Pongo pygmaeus isolate AG05252 chromosome 10, NHGRI_mPonPyg2-v2.0_pri, whole genome shotgun sequence genomic window carries:
- the LOC129010725 gene encoding LOW QUALITY PROTEIN: polyadenylate-binding protein 4 (The sequence of the model RefSeq protein was modified relative to this genomic sequence to represent the inferred CDS: inserted 1 base in 1 codon; substituted 1 base at 1 genomic stop codon) — translation MRCFSDIHCEDLAELREKYVSSCQSGGVPTAVQNLAQRADVATAAPXAGAVARYKYAYSVRSPHLAIQRLQAPQPXQEPLTASKLAAAHPQEQKQMLGERLFPLIQTMHSNLAGKITGMLLEIHDSELLHMLEFPESLHSKVDEAVAVLQAHHTKKEAAQKVGAVAAATS, via the exons ATGAGGTGTTTCTCTGATATTCACTGTGAAGACCTGGCAGAGCTCCGTGAG AAATATGTCAGCAGCTGCCAGTCTGGAGGCGTTCCCACAGCTGTGCAGAACTTAGCGCAGCGCGCGGATGTTGCCACTGCTGCTCCCTAGGCTGGGGCTGTTGCCCGCTACAAATACGCCTACAGCGTTCGCAGCCCTCATCTTGCGATACAGCGTCTGCAGGCACCCCAGC GACAGGAGCCACTGACTGCCTCCAAGCTGGCCGCAGCACACCCGCAGgaacagaagcagatgctgggtGAACGCTTGTTCCCACTCATCCAAACAATGCATTCAAACCTGGCTGGGAAGATCACGGGAATGCTGCTGGAGATCCACGACTCTGAGCTGCTGCACATGTTAGAGTTCCCCGAGTCTCTCCACTCCAAGGTGGATGAAGCTGTAGCAGTTCTACAGGCTCATCATACCAAGAAAGAAGCTGCCCAGAAGGTGGGCGCTGTTGCTGCTGCTACCTCTTAG